A DNA window from Zonotrichia albicollis isolate bZonAlb1 chromosome 2, bZonAlb1.hap1, whole genome shotgun sequence contains the following coding sequences:
- the KL gene encoding klotho isoform X2, protein MASIFPGAVCYVPVPAPCPTGLCPALPKLPCRLPAYLATISAFHVISRIVFRTAGGCGSFPRGCDGFVAHAKVWHLYNDHFRPAQRGKVSIALSSHWIKPQRMTEKNIKECQKSLDFVLGWFAKPIFIDGDYPESMRSNLSSLLPEFSEAEKKYIKGTADFFALSFGATLSFQLLDSHMKFQQLESISLRQLLYWINSEYNNPQIFIVENSWFVSGTTKKDDAKYIYYLKKFIMETLKAIRYDGVNVFGYTVWSLLDGFEWHRGYSIRRGLFYVDFQSHDKKLMPKSSVLFYQKLIEKNGFPPLPENQPIEGIFPCGFAWGIVDNYIQVDTTPAQFLDSSVYVWDVHQTKQLIKVDGVYASKRKRHCVDFAAIRLQISLLQEMHVTHFHFSLKWSLILPLGNLSLINHTLVHYYQCFASELLRVNITPVVALWQPMIENQELPVSLAKYGAWENTETVQAFVEYARFCFTSLGDNVKFWITMNEPSVKNLTYTAGHNLLKAHAKVWHLYDKEFRRSQKGKISMALQADWVEPACPFSRNDQEVADRILEFDIGWLAEPIFGNGDYPEVMRAWLHRRNSVDLYNFHLPYFSEDEKKLIQGSFDFFALSHYTTTLVGSEKEDAVKYDHYLEVQMINDITWLHSPSRAAVVPWGLRKLLKWVKSKYGNVPIYVMANGIDDDQNMVHDKLRVYYIQNYINEALKAYTLDDVNLQGYFVYSFNDKTAPKYGLYSYVANQYEPKPSLKHYREIIGNNGFPGPETPELLCPEEVASCADCHFFRTRKSLLAFISFVFVAFIVTIFFITYYSKRVERRYK, encoded by the exons GCCCATGCTAAGGTCTGGCACCTCTACAATGACCATTTCCGTCCGGCTCAAAGAGGAAAAGTGTCCATTGCCCTCAGCTCCCACTGGATAAAACCCCAGCGTATGACTGAAAAGAACATAAAAGAATGCCAAAAATCTCTTGATTTTGTGCTTGGCTGGTTTGCTAAGCCCATATTTATTGATGGTGACTATCCAGAGAGCATGAGGAGCAACCTCTCATCTCTATTGCCTGAATTCAGTGAGGCTGAGAAGAAGTATATCAAGGGAACAGCAGACTTTTTTGCTCTTTCTTTTGGAGCTACCCTGAGTTTCCAGCTTTTGGACTCCCACATGAAATTTCAGCAGTTGGAATCAATAAGCCTGAGGCAGCTCCTTTACTGGATAAACAGTGAATATAACAACCCCCAAATATTCATTGTGGAGAACAGCTGGTTCGTTTCTGGTACCACCAAGAAAGATGATGCCAAATATATTTACTATCTCAAAAAGTTCATTATGGAAACTTTAAAAG CTATCCGGTACGACGGAGTAAATGTGTTTGGctacacagtctggtccctccTGGATGGCTTTGAGTGGCACAGGGGGTACAGCATTCGACGTGGACTGTTTTATGTTGATTTTCAAAGCCACGACAAGAAGTTGATGCCCAAGTCTTCTGTCTTGTTCTATCAAAAGTTGATAGAAAAAAATGGCTTCCCACCTTTGCCTGAGAACCAGCCCATAGAAGGTATTTTTCCCTGCGGCTTTGCTTGGGGAATTGTTGACAACTACATTCAG GTAGACACGACACCTGCCCAGTTCCTTGACTCCAGTGTTTATGTGTGGGATGTTCACCAGACGAAGCAGCTCATTAAAGTGGATGGAGTTTACGCCTCGAAGCGCAAGCGTCACTGTGTTGACTTTGCTGCCATCAGGCTCCAGATCTCTCTTCTGCAAGAAATGCATGTCACACACTTCcatttttcactgaaatggTCTTTAATCCTTCCTTTAGGTAACCTTTCTCTAATCAACCACACACTTGTACATTACTATCAGTGTTTTGCTAGTGAACTCCTCAGGGTTAACATAACTCCTGTCGTTGCTTTATGGCAACCTATGATTGAGAATCAAGAGCTTCCAGTTTCTCTTGCCAAATATGGTGCTTGGGAAAACACAGAAACTGTTCAGGCTTTTGTTGAGTATGCCAGATTCTGCTTTACAAGTCTTGGGGACAATGTCAAATTTTGGATCACCATGAATGAACCGTCTGTGAAAAACCTGACATACACAGCAGGACACAACCTGTTGAAAGCCCATGCAAAAGTCTGGCATCTTTATGACAAAGAATTCAGGAGATCTCAGAAGGGCAAGATATCTATGGCTTTGCAAGCTGACTGGGTAGAACCAGCTTGTCCCTTTTCCAGGAATGACCAAGAAGTTGCAGACAGAATTTTAGAGTTTGACATTGGCTGGCTTGCAGAGCCCATCTTTGGGAATGGAGACTACCCAGAGGTGATGAGAGCGTGGCTTCACCGAAGAAACAGTGTTGACCTGTATAATTTCCACTTGCCTTACTTCTCAGAAGATGAAAAGAAGTTAATACAGGGAtcatttgatttttttgcctTGAGTCACTACACTACTACCCTTGTGGGCTCAGAGAAAGAAGATGCAGTAAAATATGACCACTACCTTGAAGTTCAAATGATCAATGACATCACGTGGCTTCActcacccagcagagctgcGGTAGTGCCCTGGGGGCTGCGTAAATTGCTCAAGTGGGTGAAATCAAAGTATGGCAATGTCCCAATTTATGTTATGGCTAATGGGATTGATGATGACCAGAATATGGTGCATGATAAGCTCAGAGTGTATTACATACAGAATTACATCAATGAAGCTTTAAAAG CTTACACCTTGGATGACGTTAACCTTCAAGGATATTTTGTCTATTCTTTTAATGACAAAACTGCTCCTAAGTATGGTCTCTACAGCTACGTTGCAAATCAGTATGAACCAAAGCCTTCACTGAAACATTACAGAGAAATAATTGGCAATAATGGTTTTCCTGGTCCTGAAACTCCTGAGTTGCTGTGTCCAGAAGAGGTTGCCTCATGTGCCGATTGCCACTTCTTCCGAACAAGAAAATCGTTATTAGCCTTTATCTCTTTCGTATTTGTTGCATTTATTGTTACTATATTCTTCATTACTTACTACTCCAAGAGGGTGGAAAGACGGTATAAATAG